Proteins encoded together in one Schumannella luteola window:
- a CDS encoding dihydrodipicolinate synthase family protein: MSLQLTGILAAVTTPFTADGSALDEATVHSQVDRLVAGGLHGLVPTGTTGEFTSLTPAEYRRVIEVYVEAAAGRVPVIAGIGSLTTAGAIELAQHAEKVGAAAVMVVPPFYDPLSFDAVKVFLTAVSDAITIPIMYYNVPGATGVKLGAAELAELGGIPRVDYLKDTSGDAVAFAELVAVRGDEIKAFNGWDTLTLAAIASGAEASVWGVAGIVPEQAAELWRVAVDEKDIDRARELWRPLWALSDFLESVNYVAGIKAALELIGHPAGPPRAPIQPLPAAERERLASILDRLGVLAAPAAA, encoded by the coding sequence ATGTCCCTCCAGCTGACCGGCATCCTCGCCGCCGTCACCACCCCGTTCACCGCCGACGGCTCCGCCCTCGACGAGGCCACCGTGCACAGCCAGGTCGACCGCCTCGTCGCCGGCGGCCTGCACGGACTCGTGCCGACCGGCACGACCGGCGAGTTCACCTCGCTCACCCCGGCCGAGTACCGCCGTGTGATCGAGGTCTACGTCGAGGCCGCGGCGGGCCGCGTTCCCGTCATCGCCGGAATCGGCAGCCTGACCACGGCCGGCGCGATCGAGCTCGCCCAGCACGCCGAGAAGGTCGGCGCGGCCGCCGTCATGGTCGTGCCGCCGTTCTACGACCCGCTGTCGTTCGACGCGGTCAAGGTGTTCTTGACGGCGGTCAGCGATGCCATCACGATCCCGATCATGTACTACAACGTGCCTGGCGCGACCGGGGTGAAGCTCGGCGCGGCCGAGCTCGCCGAGCTCGGCGGCATCCCGCGCGTCGACTACCTGAAGGACACCTCGGGGGATGCGGTCGCCTTCGCCGAGCTCGTCGCCGTGCGCGGTGACGAGATCAAGGCCTTCAACGGCTGGGACACGCTCACGCTCGCGGCGATCGCGAGCGGCGCGGAGGCTTCGGTCTGGGGCGTCGCCGGCATCGTGCCCGAGCAGGCTGCCGAGCTGTGGCGCGTCGCCGTCGACGAGAAGGACATCGACCGGGCCCGCGAGCTCTGGCGTCCGCTCTGGGCGCTCAGCGACTTCCTCGAGTCGGTCAACTACGTCGCCGGCATCAAGGCCGCGCTCGAGCTGATCGGCCACCCCGCCGGCCCGCCGCGCGCGCCCATCCAGCCGCTGCCGGCCGCCGAGCGCGAGCGTCTCGCCAGCATCCTCGACCGCCTCGGCGTGCTCGCCGCTCCCGCCGCCGCATGA
- the bcp gene encoding thioredoxin-dependent thiol peroxidase: MTERLQPGDLAPDFSLVDDHGDTVTLASLRGQRVILYFYPQAFTPGCTTQACDFRDSSAPLQAAGYTVLGISRDSVEKLAEFREEEHLPFPLLSDPDHAVHEAYAAWGEKLNYGKTITGVLRSTFVIDAEGRVEQTFYNTKATGHVNMLRKKLGLAAT; this comes from the coding sequence GTGACCGAACGCCTGCAGCCCGGAGACCTCGCCCCCGATTTCTCGCTCGTCGACGACCACGGTGACACCGTGACGCTCGCGTCGCTGCGAGGCCAGCGGGTCATCCTCTACTTCTACCCGCAGGCCTTCACACCCGGATGCACGACGCAGGCGTGCGACTTCCGCGACAGCTCCGCCCCGCTGCAGGCCGCCGGCTACACCGTGCTCGGCATCTCGCGCGACAGCGTCGAGAAGCTCGCCGAGTTCCGCGAGGAGGAGCACCTGCCGTTCCCGCTGCTGAGCGACCCCGACCACGCCGTGCACGAGGCCTACGCCGCCTGGGGCGAGAAGCTCAACTACGGCAAGACCATCACCGGCGTGCTGCGCTCGACCTTCGTGATCGACGCCGAGGGCAGGGTCGAGCAGACCTTCTACAACACGAAGGCCACCGGCCACGTCAACATGCTGCGCAAGAAGCTGGGGCTCGCGGCCACCTGA
- a CDS encoding GntR family transcriptional regulator encodes MTTEIRRAIVLGELKPGDKLTEQHLAESLGVSRPTVREALNQLIRDGLIVQQPYRGTRVAEVTPAQILEIARARVALDMVAIDAILADETGQKLADVEQVWNNFERAPQDDPLAQHEAHIAFHRDIWVASGNYLLINLWPVTEAHITLALAEDQTARSDPDRAHRLHDELMKAIRTRDRATIERTFIQHTIDSAEEFVALLGAAPAAPKATRGAGRAAASS; translated from the coding sequence GTGACTACGGAGATCCGCCGTGCGATCGTCCTCGGCGAGCTGAAGCCGGGTGACAAGCTCACTGAGCAGCACCTCGCCGAATCGCTGGGCGTCAGCCGGCCGACGGTGCGCGAGGCGCTGAATCAGCTGATCCGCGACGGGCTCATCGTCCAGCAGCCGTACCGGGGCACCCGGGTGGCCGAGGTCACGCCGGCGCAGATCCTCGAGATCGCGCGCGCCCGCGTCGCGCTCGACATGGTGGCGATCGACGCGATCCTCGCCGATGAGACGGGGCAGAAGCTCGCCGACGTCGAGCAGGTGTGGAACAACTTCGAACGGGCGCCGCAAGACGACCCGCTCGCGCAGCACGAAGCCCATATCGCCTTCCACCGCGACATCTGGGTCGCGTCGGGCAACTATCTGCTGATCAACCTCTGGCCGGTGACCGAGGCGCACATCACCCTCGCGCTCGCCGAAGACCAGACGGCGCGGTCCGATCCCGATCGCGCCCATCGCCTGCACGACGAGCTCATGAAGGCGATCCGCACGCGCGACCGCGCGACCATCGAGCGCACCTTCATCCAGCACACGATCGACAGCGCCGAGGAGTTCGTCGCGCTGCTCGGAGCGGCGCCTGCCGCCCCGAAGGCGACGCGCGGCGCCGGCCGCGCCGCCGCGTCGAGCTGA
- a CDS encoding SDR family NAD(P)-dependent oxidoreductase gives MTAAPVVQPHTALVTGASKGIGAAIARELHAQGLTVVVHFNSDRSAAELIAAKLGDRVHLAGGDLSAAGGPQRVWDAAVAAVGRVDVLVNNAGAWLSSPVDDAEAWATGWQRNLALNLQAPADLSRLAIEHFAGRGGVIVNITSRSAHRGDDADHLAYGAAKGGLLALTRGIARGYAQQGVLAYAVSPAWVATELAAGEELEKLAATLPLGEVTPPEEVAAVVGFLASGRARHATGTTIDVTGADYVR, from the coding sequence ATGACCGCCGCACCCGTCGTGCAGCCGCACACGGCCCTCGTCACCGGAGCGTCCAAGGGGATCGGCGCCGCGATCGCGCGCGAGCTGCACGCCCAGGGCCTCACGGTCGTCGTGCACTTCAACTCCGACCGCTCCGCCGCCGAGCTGATCGCGGCCAAGCTCGGCGACCGCGTTCACCTCGCGGGCGGCGACCTCAGCGCTGCGGGCGGCCCCCAGCGGGTGTGGGATGCGGCGGTCGCCGCCGTCGGCCGCGTCGACGTGCTCGTCAACAACGCCGGCGCCTGGCTCTCCTCGCCCGTCGACGACGCGGAGGCGTGGGCGACCGGATGGCAGCGCAACCTCGCGCTGAACCTGCAGGCGCCCGCGGACCTCAGCCGCCTCGCGATCGAGCACTTCGCCGGCCGCGGCGGGGTGATCGTCAACATCACCAGTCGCTCGGCGCACCGTGGCGACGACGCCGACCACCTCGCCTACGGGGCGGCCAAGGGCGGTCTGCTCGCCTTGACCCGCGGCATCGCGCGCGGCTACGCCCAGCAGGGCGTGCTCGCCTACGCGGTGTCTCCGGCGTGGGTGGCGACCGAGCTGGCCGCCGGCGAGGAGCTGGAGAAGCTCGCCGCCACGCTCCCGCTCGGCGAGGTCACGCCGCCCGAGGAGGTCGCGGCCGTCGTCGGCTTCCTCGCCAGCGGACGCGCGCGCCACGCGACGGGCACCACGATCGACGTCACCGGCGCCGACTACGTGCGCTGA
- a CDS encoding amino acid ABC transporter ATP-binding protein: MSQTSSTGPTPAVGTFTASMGDVLVSARGLQKSFGGRQILKNVDFDMSLGDITVIIGKSGSGKSTLLRALAGLTDPDAGYIYFDGKTVFDDEERTDDWYDVEAHVGMVFQTYTLWPHMDVLANLTLAPLKRLGYSKAEAKERAEQALEEVGMAHHLRSRPTQLSGGERQRVAIARALMMRPKLLLCDEITSALDPPVAAEVLEVLRRLKQEEGIAVALVTHDMAFASKAADRVVFFHDGEIAVNATPDEAFNHNDNPDLAKFLEAVRF, translated from the coding sequence ATGAGCCAGACATCCAGCACCGGACCGACCCCCGCGGTCGGGACCTTCACGGCCTCGATGGGCGATGTGCTCGTCTCGGCTCGCGGACTGCAGAAGAGTTTCGGCGGCCGGCAGATCCTCAAGAACGTCGACTTCGACATGTCGCTCGGTGACATCACGGTGATCATCGGCAAGTCGGGATCCGGCAAGAGCACGCTGCTGCGTGCGCTCGCCGGACTGACCGACCCGGACGCCGGCTACATCTACTTCGACGGCAAGACGGTGTTCGACGACGAGGAGCGCACCGACGACTGGTACGACGTCGAGGCGCACGTGGGCATGGTCTTCCAGACCTACACGCTCTGGCCCCACATGGACGTGCTCGCCAACCTCACCCTCGCGCCGCTCAAGCGACTCGGCTACTCGAAAGCCGAGGCCAAGGAGCGGGCAGAGCAGGCGCTCGAAGAGGTCGGCATGGCCCACCACCTGCGCAGCCGGCCCACCCAGCTCTCGGGCGGCGAGCGGCAGCGCGTCGCGATCGCCCGGGCGCTCATGATGCGGCCGAAGCTCCTGCTCTGCGACGAGATCACCAGCGCCCTCGACCCGCCCGTCGCGGCGGAGGTGCTCGAGGTGCTGCGGCGCCTCAAGCAGGAAGAGGGCATCGCGGTCGCGCTCGTCACGCACGACATGGCCTTCGCGTCGAAGGCCGCCGACCGCGTCGTGTTCTTCCACGACGGCGAGATCGCCGTCAACGCCACACCCGATGAGGCGTTCAACCACAACGACAACCCCGACCTCGCGAAGTTCCTCGAGGCCGTGCGGTTCTGA
- a CDS encoding proline racemase family protein, with protein MTEPIFRLETIEVHAEGEPGRVIVNAADFVEGDTMAERFDFCVQNLDGLRRAILREPRGYPGLCAVFLLPPVNPESHFGVVVLEQGGFTPMSGSNTMCAVTAALEGGLVPMVEPVTEVRIDTAVGTVTALANVSGDKVTSVTVVNVPAFVVDIDRPLHVPEFGIVPVDIVFGGQFFAQVAVADLGLELDPARGKELARAGALVKLAAQEQVDVVHPLNPAIDAVNLIMLHSGDRRPGVTSQNTVVLTNGPLSAADPRTWTGALDRSPCGTGTSARMAALHARGQLEIGEKFVHRSIIGTEFVGELTAATEVAGRSAVQPTVTGRAWLTGRASWTLDPSDPFTAGYTVGDIWGPQ; from the coding sequence ATGACCGAGCCGATCTTCCGCCTGGAGACCATCGAGGTCCACGCCGAGGGCGAGCCCGGCCGCGTGATCGTGAACGCCGCCGACTTCGTCGAGGGCGACACGATGGCCGAGCGCTTCGACTTCTGCGTGCAGAACCTCGACGGTCTCCGGCGGGCGATCCTGCGCGAGCCGCGCGGCTACCCGGGCCTCTGCGCCGTCTTCCTGCTGCCGCCGGTGAACCCGGAATCGCACTTCGGGGTCGTCGTGCTCGAGCAGGGCGGATTCACGCCCATGTCGGGCAGCAACACGATGTGCGCCGTGACCGCCGCGCTCGAGGGCGGCCTGGTGCCGATGGTCGAGCCGGTGACCGAGGTGCGCATCGACACCGCGGTGGGCACGGTCACCGCGCTCGCGAACGTCAGCGGTGACAAGGTGACCTCGGTCACCGTCGTCAACGTGCCCGCGTTCGTCGTCGACATCGACCGCCCCCTGCACGTGCCCGAGTTCGGCATCGTGCCGGTCGACATCGTCTTCGGCGGGCAGTTCTTCGCCCAGGTCGCCGTCGCCGATCTCGGGCTCGAGCTCGACCCGGCCCGGGGCAAGGAGCTAGCCCGCGCCGGTGCGCTCGTGAAGCTCGCCGCGCAGGAGCAGGTGGATGTCGTGCATCCGCTGAACCCGGCCATCGACGCGGTCAACCTGATCATGCTGCACAGCGGCGACCGGAGGCCCGGCGTCACCTCGCAGAACACCGTCGTGCTGACCAACGGCCCGCTCTCGGCCGCCGACCCGCGCACCTGGACGGGCGCGCTCGACCGCTCGCCCTGCGGCACCGGCACCTCGGCGCGCATGGCCGCTCTGCACGCGCGCGGCCAGCTCGAGATCGGCGAGAAGTTCGTGCACCGCAGCATCATCGGCACCGAGTTCGTCGGCGAGCTGACGGCCGCGACCGAGGTCGCGGGCCGCAGCGCCGTGCAGCCCACTGTCACCGGCCGCGCCTGGCTGACCGGGCGCGCCAGCTGGACGCTCGACCCCAGCGATCCCTTCACCGCCGGCTACACGGTCGGCGACATCTGGGGACCGCAGTAG
- a CDS encoding SDR family NAD(P)-dependent oxidoreductase has protein sequence MTARFTDRIALVTGAGGGIGSAIAARLAEEGATVIVADVVAEAAQRTVDEIVAGGGAAVPSTFDLRSPEAIRAAVAGLLAEHGRIDVLVNNAGVNRRGALLELSDDDWALTFDVNVDAIFHLTRAVLPQMVERRTGAIVNTASQWGLHPAPGHIGYNVSKAAVVSFTQSLARDYAPHNVRVNAVAPGEVRTPMVEANLARTGRTVDDLNKLVPFGRIGEPSEIAALVAFLASHETPYLTGTVVEITGAQAVS, from the coding sequence ATGACTGCACGCTTCACCGACCGCATCGCCCTCGTCACCGGCGCGGGCGGCGGAATCGGCAGCGCGATCGCCGCGCGCCTCGCCGAGGAGGGCGCGACCGTGATCGTGGCCGACGTCGTCGCCGAGGCGGCACAGAGGACGGTCGACGAGATCGTCGCCGGGGGCGGCGCCGCGGTGCCGAGCACCTTCGACCTGCGCTCGCCCGAGGCGATCCGCGCGGCCGTCGCCGGTCTGCTCGCCGAGCACGGCCGCATCGACGTGCTCGTCAACAACGCCGGCGTCAACCGCCGCGGCGCCCTGCTCGAACTCAGCGACGACGACTGGGCGCTCACCTTCGACGTGAACGTGGATGCGATCTTCCACCTCACCCGCGCGGTGCTGCCGCAGATGGTCGAGCGGCGCACGGGCGCGATCGTGAACACCGCATCCCAGTGGGGCCTGCACCCGGCCCCCGGTCACATCGGCTACAACGTCTCGAAGGCGGCGGTGGTGTCGTTCACGCAGAGCCTCGCCCGCGACTACGCGCCGCACAACGTGAGGGTCAACGCCGTCGCCCCGGGTGAGGTGCGCACGCCGATGGTCGAGGCGAACCTCGCCCGCACCGGGCGCACGGTCGACGACCTCAACAAGCTGGTGCCCTTCGGGCGCATCGGCGAGCCGAGCGAGATCGCCGCGCTCGTCGCCTTCCTCGCCTCCCACGAGACGCCCTACCTGACCGGCACGGTCGTCGAGATCACCGGCGCGCAGGCCGTCTCATGA
- a CDS encoding gamma-aminobutyraldehyde dehydrogenase — MSESLFINGRRRASESGVTQDVIDPSNGEVVATVSVGDENDVNAAVEAARAAFPGWSTAAPVERSAALSRFAALLEERAEEFAQLESRQAGKPIRLTREFDVPGTIDNVAFFSGAARNLEGKATAEYSGAHTSSIRREAIGVIGSISPWNYPLQMAAWKILPAIAAGNTIVLKPADTTPLTTTLFAEVATEAGVPDGIINVVTGRGREVGAKLLRHPETDMLSFTGSTGVGRTVLDAAATTAKRVHLELGGKAPFVVFDDADLEAAIHGAVAGSLINTGQDCTAATRAIVHRSLYQDFVDGVAELYGKVVLGPTADPDTDLGPLISFDHRDKVAGMVDRARDYARVIGGGIPEGDVFAQGSYYRPTLVADADPQSEIVKDEVFGPVLAVTPFDSDDEAIRLANDTVYGLASSVWTRDVYRSLRATQEIRAGVVWVNDHISIISEMPHGGFKQSGFGKDMSTYSFDEYTVVKHVMYDRTGEARRDWHRTIFANPGDNR, encoded by the coding sequence ATGAGCGAGAGCCTGTTCATCAACGGCCGTCGCCGTGCATCCGAGTCCGGCGTCACGCAGGACGTCATCGATCCGTCGAACGGCGAGGTCGTCGCCACTGTCAGCGTCGGTGACGAGAACGACGTGAACGCGGCCGTCGAGGCCGCCCGCGCCGCGTTCCCCGGCTGGTCGACCGCGGCCCCGGTCGAGCGCTCGGCTGCCCTGAGCAGGTTCGCCGCCCTGCTCGAGGAGCGCGCGGAGGAGTTCGCGCAGCTCGAGAGCCGTCAGGCCGGCAAGCCGATCCGCCTCACCCGCGAGTTCGACGTGCCGGGCACGATCGACAACGTCGCCTTCTTCTCCGGCGCGGCCCGCAACCTCGAGGGCAAGGCCACGGCCGAGTACTCGGGCGCGCACACCTCCTCGATCCGCCGCGAGGCGATCGGCGTGATCGGATCCATCTCGCCGTGGAACTACCCGCTGCAGATGGCCGCGTGGAAGATCCTGCCGGCGATCGCCGCCGGCAACACGATCGTGCTGAAGCCCGCCGACACCACCCCGCTGACGACGACGCTGTTCGCCGAGGTCGCCACCGAGGCCGGCGTGCCCGACGGCATCATCAACGTCGTCACCGGTCGCGGGCGCGAGGTCGGTGCGAAGCTGCTGCGCCATCCCGAGACCGACATGCTCTCGTTCACCGGCTCGACCGGCGTCGGCCGCACCGTGCTGGATGCGGCGGCTACGACCGCGAAGCGCGTGCACCTGGAGCTCGGCGGCAAGGCGCCGTTCGTCGTCTTCGACGACGCCGACCTCGAGGCCGCGATCCACGGCGCCGTCGCCGGCAGCCTGATCAACACCGGCCAGGACTGCACGGCCGCGACGCGCGCGATCGTGCACCGCTCGCTCTATCAGGACTTCGTCGACGGCGTCGCCGAGCTGTACGGCAAGGTCGTGCTCGGCCCGACCGCGGATCCGGACACGGATCTCGGCCCGCTGATCAGCTTCGACCACCGCGACAAGGTGGCCGGCATGGTCGACCGCGCGCGCGACTACGCCCGTGTGATCGGCGGCGGCATCCCCGAGGGCGACGTCTTCGCGCAGGGCTCGTACTACCGCCCGACGCTCGTCGCCGATGCCGACCCGCAGAGCGAGATCGTCAAGGACGAGGTGTTCGGCCCGGTGCTCGCGGTGACGCCCTTCGACAGCGATGACGAAGCCATCCGTCTCGCCAACGACACGGTCTACGGCCTCGCCTCGTCGGTGTGGACTCGCGACGTCTACCGCTCGCTGCGCGCCACGCAGGAGATCCGCGCGGGCGTGGTCTGGGTCAACGACCACATCTCGATCATCAGCGAGATGCCGCACGGCGGCTTCAAGCAGTCCGGATTCGGCAAGGACATGTCGACGTACTCCTTCGACGAGTACACGGTCGTCAAGCACGTCATGTACGACCGCACGGGCGAGGCTCGCCGCGACTGGCACCGCACCATCTTCGCGAACCCGGGGGACAACCGATGA
- a CDS encoding substrate-binding periplasmic protein, whose translation MSSTSSRKRKQQGSTGRSVLIVIGVIILALLGGYIGATVRGGGAAAAPGSSAAATTPFLDGIKQRGELRIGIALAPPLTAKLKSGKYGGPNILPLENLAKQLKVKVTTVPAEWGNIVAGLQAGRYDFAAYLDPTVERSMSIRFTDNVLTYQGVLVVPANSPYSTAEQILSSGQPIASAQGSAVGSGAKAAGYTVTDLPDYTGALTAVKAGRAAAEATDSPTAVGQAQADPDVKIIVPDPIFYQSGAAYGVPANIDERSLQVINIAIATTQNSGELKKAFTEVGYLEIDNLGDLQKQ comes from the coding sequence ATGTCCTCAACCTCCTCCCGCAAGCGCAAGCAGCAGGGTTCGACCGGTCGCTCCGTCCTCATCGTGATCGGCGTCATCATCCTCGCCCTGCTCGGCGGCTACATCGGCGCGACGGTCAGGGGCGGCGGCGCGGCCGCCGCACCCGGCAGCAGCGCGGCTGCCACGACGCCGTTCCTCGACGGCATCAAGCAGCGCGGCGAACTGCGCATCGGCATCGCGCTCGCGCCGCCGCTCACCGCCAAGCTGAAGAGCGGCAAGTACGGCGGACCCAACATCCTGCCGCTCGAGAACCTCGCCAAGCAGCTCAAGGTCAAGGTGACCACCGTCCCGGCCGAGTGGGGCAACATCGTCGCCGGTCTGCAGGCGGGTCGCTACGACTTCGCCGCCTACCTCGACCCGACCGTCGAGCGCTCGATGTCGATCCGCTTCACCGACAACGTGCTCACCTACCAGGGCGTTCTCGTGGTGCCGGCGAACTCGCCCTACTCGACCGCTGAGCAGATCCTCTCCTCGGGTCAGCCGATCGCCAGCGCTCAGGGCTCGGCCGTCGGCTCCGGCGCCAAGGCCGCCGGATACACCGTCACCGACCTGCCCGACTACACCGGCGCGCTCACTGCCGTGAAGGCCGGCCGCGCCGCCGCCGAGGCGACCGACTCGCCCACCGCCGTGGGCCAGGCGCAGGCCGATCCCGACGTGAAGATCATCGTGCCCGACCCGATCTTCTACCAGTCGGGAGCCGCCTATGGCGTGCCCGCGAACATCGACGAGCGCTCGCTGCAGGTCATCAACATCGCCATCGCGACGACGCAGAACAGCGGCGAGCTGAAGAAGGCCTTCACCGAGGTCGGCTACCTCGAGATCGACAACCTGGGCGATCTGCAGAAGCAGTGA
- a CDS encoding amino acid ABC transporter permease, translating into MNYNFDWSVVTGNIPELLNGLLTTLEIAVIVIVLSMILAAPVAIARMSSVAPVRWIAQIYIEIFRCTPLLVQLFWIFYALPTLTGITLPGFASAVIALTLNLTAFMAEAYRSGFQAVPKEQIEAAQMLRLTPFERTIHIIIPQALRQQLPVILSLNISLFKDTALVSTIAVADLMFVSNSIVATSYRSLEMFTVAALVYFVIAFPVSLVTSKIERNMIEGNERGGGSGPSLLSRMLPGNRTKAAVTTA; encoded by the coding sequence ATGAACTACAACTTCGACTGGAGCGTGGTCACCGGGAACATCCCGGAGCTCCTGAACGGGCTCTTGACCACGCTCGAGATCGCGGTGATCGTGATCGTGCTCAGCATGATCCTCGCCGCGCCGGTGGCGATCGCTCGCATGTCGAGCGTCGCCCCGGTGCGGTGGATCGCCCAGATCTACATCGAGATCTTCCGCTGCACCCCGCTGCTCGTGCAGCTCTTCTGGATCTTCTACGCGCTGCCGACGCTGACGGGCATCACGCTGCCGGGGTTCGCCTCGGCGGTCATCGCCCTGACGCTCAACCTCACGGCGTTCATGGCCGAGGCCTACCGCAGCGGATTCCAGGCGGTGCCGAAGGAGCAGATCGAGGCGGCGCAGATGCTGCGGCTCACGCCCTTCGAGCGCACCATCCACATCATCATCCCGCAGGCGCTGCGCCAGCAGCTGCCGGTCATCCTGTCGCTGAACATCTCGCTGTTCAAAGACACGGCGCTCGTCTCGACGATCGCCGTCGCCGACCTCATGTTCGTCTCGAACAGCATCGTGGCCACCAGCTACCGCTCGCTCGAGATGTTCACGGTCGCGGCGCTGGTCTACTTCGTCATCGCGTTCCCGGTCTCGCTGGTCACCAGCAAGATCGAGCGCAACATGATCGAGGGCAACGAGCGCGGCGGCGGCAGCGGCCCGAGCCTGCTCTCCCGGATGCTCCCGGGAAATCGAACGAAAGCGGCGGTGACGACGGCATGA
- a CDS encoding FAD-dependent oxidoreductase: protein MHTVVIGGGVIGLTTAYELARQGETVTLVDARGTGLGAAAVNAGWIVPAEAAPVPGPGVVLTSLKWMLRPDSPLYIRPSLAPSFVSFMLGMWRASNAKAQHAGFAAHLALAENTIEVFDEYRADGMDFEMHNEGLLMAFLDKSNLEHHLTHYDLVDSHGLAPTTLVGDQVREQEPLMSDAVQGGLFFPKERHVDPESLMRALHAKLVDLGVELVENAPIDAVERSGDRVAAVRSGARRFDGDRFLLAAGAWTGPVSKLFGQPLPVRPGKGYSVEVAPYGLKSAVNLSDAKVAITPLANKLRLAGTMEFGGLDENINQVRVDAILRAPKAYFRDWEPPASAPVARAGMRPMTPDGLPIIGQLGGIRNAYVSTGHGMLGVTLAPGNARVVADLILQGATSPLLAPFTPARFRGGR from the coding sequence GTGCACACGGTAGTCATCGGCGGAGGAGTCATCGGACTCACCACCGCCTACGAACTCGCTCGTCAGGGCGAGACGGTCACTCTGGTCGACGCCCGAGGCACCGGCCTCGGAGCCGCGGCCGTCAACGCGGGCTGGATCGTGCCCGCCGAGGCGGCGCCGGTCCCCGGCCCGGGCGTCGTGCTCACCTCGCTGAAGTGGATGCTGCGCCCCGACAGTCCTCTCTACATCCGCCCGTCGCTCGCCCCCTCGTTCGTCTCCTTCATGCTCGGCATGTGGCGCGCCTCGAACGCGAAGGCGCAGCACGCGGGCTTCGCGGCGCACCTCGCGCTCGCCGAGAACACCATCGAGGTGTTCGACGAGTACCGCGCCGACGGCATGGACTTCGAGATGCACAACGAGGGACTGCTCATGGCGTTCCTCGACAAGTCGAACCTCGAGCACCACCTCACCCACTACGACCTCGTCGACAGCCACGGCCTCGCGCCGACCACGCTCGTCGGCGACCAGGTGCGCGAGCAGGAGCCGCTCATGAGCGACGCGGTGCAGGGCGGGCTCTTCTTCCCGAAGGAGCGCCACGTCGACCCCGAGTCGCTCATGCGGGCGCTTCACGCCAAGCTCGTCGATCTCGGCGTCGAGCTCGTCGAGAACGCGCCGATCGACGCGGTCGAGCGCAGCGGAGACCGGGTCGCCGCGGTGCGCTCCGGTGCGCGCCGCTTCGACGGCGACCGCTTCCTGCTCGCCGCCGGCGCCTGGACCGGTCCCGTCTCGAAGCTGTTCGGGCAGCCGCTGCCGGTGCGCCCCGGCAAGGGCTACAGCGTCGAGGTCGCGCCCTACGGGCTGAAGAGCGCCGTCAACCTCAGCGACGCGAAGGTCGCGATCACCCCGCTCGCGAACAAGCTGCGCCTCGCCGGCACCATGGAGTTCGGCGGGCTCGACGAGAACATCAACCAGGTGCGCGTGGATGCGATCCTGCGCGCGCCGAAGGCCTACTTCCGCGACTGGGAGCCGCCGGCATCCGCCCCCGTCGCCCGGGCCGGCATGCGGCCCATGACGCCCGACGGGCTGCCGATCATCGGCCAGCTCGGCGGCATCCGCAACGCCTACGTCTCCACGGGTCACGGGATGCTCGGCGTCACCCTCGCCCCCGGCAACGCCCGCGTCGTCGCCGATCTGATCCTGCAGGGCGCGACCTCGCCCCTGCTCGCGCCCTTCACCCCCGCGCGCTTCCGCGGCGGCCGCTGA